The following proteins come from a genomic window of Enterobacter chengduensis:
- a CDS encoding Ig-like domain-containing protein gives MSNVKVVDVIIRKTAEKTKLTGEGNLSVSISSPSVIEIQGSAQDVARYVRQGKDLLIYMKDGSVIRCNNYFVEDTETHNQSELVFNDRQELTHISFADTGEASGAAVTELTAQATPISSVQPFLEQESLLSDAPWGWIAGAALGGGAIGALLANGGHGETKTKVIDNTKEVESATPTFLLSDKAGDRQGVLSADAITDDNTPTFSGTGQPGATIQIKDSSGSTIASTMVGKDGTWTVILPTQTDGAHTWSVVQIDGSKTTSAGSISVTVNTAEATIALETTAGDNVINASEQSAGFTLSGTSKNLAQGTELTVTLNGKTYAAEVGADGAWRVNVPAADAQALGDGTWTVNVSGKDAAGNTVSGSQTIGVDTTAPALSVDTLAQDNIINAAEHGQPLTLTGKTNAEAGQIVTVTLNGKNYNATVGSDGTWSVTLAADDVQALSEGNHTLTVNVSDKAGNGSSVTADFTVDTAAPVVTIHTVAGDDILNISEQGQAHVISGQASGAAAGDVVTVTLGGRPSPAWCWRTAAGAWAFRRRCWVPWVKVTTRFPFP, from the coding sequence ATGAGTAACGTAAAGGTTGTTGATGTCATCATTCGCAAAACGGCGGAGAAAACGAAATTAACCGGCGAAGGAAATCTGTCGGTCTCTATTTCATCGCCGAGCGTGATCGAAATCCAGGGCTCTGCTCAGGACGTGGCGCGTTATGTCCGCCAGGGTAAAGACCTCCTTATTTATATGAAAGACGGCAGCGTGATTCGCTGCAATAACTATTTTGTCGAAGATACGGAAACGCATAATCAGTCTGAGCTGGTGTTCAATGACCGTCAGGAACTGACGCATATTTCTTTTGCCGATACCGGGGAAGCGTCAGGCGCTGCGGTGACCGAGTTAACCGCGCAGGCCACGCCAATTAGCAGCGTTCAGCCTTTCCTCGAGCAGGAAAGTCTGTTAAGCGACGCGCCGTGGGGCTGGATTGCGGGGGCCGCGTTAGGCGGCGGCGCCATTGGGGCACTGCTGGCAAACGGCGGGCATGGCGAAACGAAAACTAAAGTTATTGATAATACGAAAGAAGTAGAAAGCGCGACGCCGACTTTCCTGCTGTCGGATAAAGCGGGCGACAGGCAGGGCGTGCTGAGCGCAGACGCGATCACGGACGATAACACCCCAACCTTCAGCGGTACCGGCCAGCCGGGCGCGACCATTCAGATCAAAGACAGCAGCGGCAGCACCATAGCCAGCACCATGGTCGGTAAAGACGGCACGTGGACGGTCATCTTACCGACCCAGACGGACGGCGCCCACACCTGGTCGGTCGTGCAGATCGACGGCAGTAAAACCACCTCAGCGGGCAGTATTAGCGTAACGGTTAATACTGCCGAAGCCACGATCGCGCTGGAGACAACGGCGGGTGACAACGTCATTAACGCCAGCGAGCAATCCGCAGGCTTTACGCTTTCCGGTACCAGCAAAAACCTGGCGCAGGGCACCGAACTCACCGTGACGCTGAACGGCAAAACCTACGCCGCTGAAGTGGGCGCGGACGGCGCGTGGCGCGTTAACGTCCCCGCGGCAGACGCGCAGGCGCTGGGCGACGGTACCTGGACGGTTAACGTGAGCGGTAAGGATGCGGCGGGTAACACCGTCAGCGGCAGCCAGACGATTGGCGTAGACACCACCGCGCCAGCCCTCTCTGTCGATACCCTCGCACAGGACAACATCATCAATGCCGCCGAGCACGGCCAGCCGCTGACCCTGACCGGTAAAACAAATGCGGAAGCCGGTCAGATCGTCACGGTCACGCTGAACGGCAAAAACTATAACGCTACGGTGGGCAGCGACGGCACCTGGTCCGTCACGCTTGCGGCAGACGACGTGCAGGCGCTCAGCGAGGGCAACCATACCCTGACGGTGAACGTCAGCGACAAAGCGGGCAACGGTTCGTCCGTGACGGCAGATTTCACGGTGGACACCGCCGCGCCGGTCGTCACCATCCATACCGTGGCGGGCGACGATATTCTCAATATCAGCGAGCAGGGGCAGGCGCACGTGATTTCCGGCCAGGCGAGCGGTGCCGCCGCGGGCGATGTGGTGACGGTGACCCTTGGCGGTAGACCTTCACCGGCGTGGTGCTGGCGGACGGCAGCTGGAGCGTGGGCGTTCCGGCGTCGGTGCTGGGTGCCCTGGGTGAAGGTAACCACACGATTTCCGTTTCCGTGA